From one Amycolatopsis sp. FDAARGOS 1241 genomic stretch:
- a CDS encoding LysR family transcriptional regulator — MDDARAGKVTFADLELLLSFADTEHFGQTAAELGVSVATVQRGIRALERKLEIRLVEQDGRRVRMLPAGHVLVREAHAVLRARSEAVGAALADAGEPQRLLRIAHTYSLGLGFVPCVLADLLEERPGLRLRCSQGPATGVVEMLLRGDADVGFSSVAPTETDLVVEPLFTESLLLAVPVGDPLANRERVSLREVRDRPFVAMEPGSSSRTHMVNACARAGFVPRIAVEGNDLFVVESMVGAGIGVSVVPEGMNDHQHPRITRIKIDDPSFSGRTIFLAWHRSSTVADSVQALAHLARERGRLMSRSLRRVQ; from the coding sequence GTGGACGACGCACGCGCCGGAAAGGTCACTTTCGCCGACCTCGAGCTCCTGCTGAGCTTCGCGGACACCGAGCACTTCGGCCAGACCGCCGCCGAGCTCGGCGTCAGCGTCGCGACGGTCCAGCGCGGCATCCGCGCCCTCGAACGAAAACTGGAAATCCGCCTGGTCGAACAGGACGGCCGGCGCGTCCGCATGTTGCCCGCGGGTCACGTCCTGGTCCGCGAAGCCCACGCCGTGCTACGGGCCCGTTCCGAAGCCGTCGGCGCCGCCCTCGCCGACGCCGGCGAACCGCAGCGCCTGCTCAGGATCGCCCACACCTATTCCCTCGGCCTGGGCTTCGTCCCCTGCGTCCTCGCCGATCTGCTCGAGGAGCGCCCCGGACTCCGCCTCCGCTGCAGCCAGGGCCCGGCCACCGGAGTCGTCGAGATGCTCCTGCGGGGCGACGCCGACGTCGGTTTCTCCTCGGTGGCACCGACGGAAACCGACCTCGTGGTCGAGCCGCTGTTCACCGAGTCCCTGCTGCTGGCCGTGCCGGTCGGCGACCCGCTGGCGAACCGGGAACGGGTGTCGCTGCGGGAGGTCCGGGACCGGCCGTTCGTGGCGATGGAGCCGGGTTCGAGCAGCCGCACGCACATGGTCAACGCGTGCGCGCGGGCCGGGTTCGTGCCGAGGATCGCGGTGGAAGGCAACGACTTGTTCGTGGTCGAGTCCATGGTGGGCGCGGGGATCGGCGTGTCGGTGGTGCCCGAGGGCATGAACGACCACCAGCACCCGCGGATCACGCGGATCAAGATCGACGACCCGTCGTTCTCCGGCCGCACGATCTTCCTCGCGTGGCACCGCAGCTCGACCGTGGCCGACAGCGTGCAGGCGCTCGCGCACCTCGCGCGCGAGCGCGGCAGGCTCATGTCGCGATCGTTGCGCCGCGTGCAATGA
- a CDS encoding MmgE/PrpD family protein → MVATTARTRTSEFCAWVLDASVAPLPDAVAYAARRSLFNVLGTAIGAAPTPAVEALLTTARTSGGTGAVVVPGRVDTVDSHWGAIIAGTAAHHDDFDDTHLATVIHPGAATLGAMLALATERCAPGARLLSAFALGCEVQLRIGVAISPSHYDRGWHITGTCGVFGAAVAAGVLMGFSAPELAHALACASTMVLGHREGFGSATKPFHAGKAAANGVLAARLAAEGVPGFADPLGDHGVLPVFADAVDGDAFVRDGRWELEDNTFKPYPCGIVAHPAIDAAVALAPRLTDPGAITGVEVRCHPLVPELMGRHQPNDGLQAKFSAPHAVAVGLLGGRAGIPEFGDARAVDPDVIRLRDLISLRPVPGCARDEATVTISLADGGRLREHVAHARGSLARPLTDDELGAKVRDLVVPVLGPGAPRRLSAAVRDLAAAPDPRALLAATRPAEGADR, encoded by the coding sequence ATGGTCGCCACCACCGCCCGGACCAGGACTTCCGAGTTCTGCGCGTGGGTGCTCGACGCCTCTGTGGCGCCGTTGCCCGACGCGGTGGCGTACGCGGCCAGGCGGAGCCTGTTCAACGTGCTCGGCACGGCGATCGGCGCGGCGCCCACGCCCGCGGTCGAGGCGCTCCTGACGACTGCCCGCACGAGCGGTGGCACCGGCGCGGTCGTCGTGCCGGGCCGGGTGGACACCGTGGACTCCCACTGGGGCGCGATCATCGCCGGCACCGCCGCGCACCACGACGACTTCGACGACACGCACCTGGCCACCGTGATCCACCCCGGTGCCGCGACGCTGGGCGCGATGCTGGCGCTGGCGACCGAACGGTGCGCGCCAGGCGCCCGCCTGCTCTCGGCGTTCGCGCTCGGCTGCGAGGTGCAGCTGCGGATCGGCGTGGCGATCTCCCCGAGCCACTACGACCGCGGCTGGCACATCACCGGCACCTGCGGCGTGTTCGGCGCGGCCGTGGCCGCGGGTGTGCTCATGGGGTTCTCCGCGCCTGAGCTGGCCCACGCGCTGGCGTGCGCGTCGACGATGGTGCTCGGTCACCGCGAGGGGTTCGGCAGCGCGACCAAGCCGTTCCACGCCGGCAAGGCCGCCGCCAACGGCGTGCTCGCGGCCCGGCTGGCGGCCGAGGGGGTGCCGGGGTTCGCCGACCCGCTCGGCGACCACGGCGTGCTGCCCGTGTTCGCCGACGCCGTGGACGGCGACGCGTTCGTGCGGGACGGCCGCTGGGAGCTCGAGGACAACACGTTCAAGCCGTACCCGTGCGGGATCGTCGCGCACCCGGCGATCGACGCGGCGGTGGCGCTGGCGCCCCGCCTCACGGACCCGGGCGCGATCACCGGTGTCGAGGTGCGCTGCCACCCGCTCGTGCCGGAACTGATGGGCCGCCACCAGCCGAACGACGGGCTGCAGGCGAAGTTCAGCGCCCCCCACGCGGTGGCCGTCGGCCTGCTCGGCGGCCGCGCCGGCATCCCGGAATTCGGTGACGCCCGCGCCGTGGACCCCGACGTGATCCGGCTGCGCGACCTGATCAGCTTGCGCCCCGTGCCCGGCTGTGCGCGCGACGAGGCGACCGTGACGATCTCCCTCGCCGATGGCGGGCGGCTGCGCGAGCACGTCGCCCACGCGCGCGGCAGCCTGGCCCGCCCGCTCACCGACGACGAACTGGGCGCGAAGGTGCGCGACCTCGTCGTCCCCGTTCTCGGTCCCGGGGCGCCGCGGCGGCTGTCCGCCGCCGTGCGGGACCTGGCCGCGGCACCCGATCCCCGGGCGCTCCTCGCGGCGACCCGGCCGGCCGAGGGGGCCGACCGGTGA
- a CDS encoding MmgE/PrpD family protein, whose product MMTTEDLVTAVLTPPSGVALDHAAGELARFHRAVALGRASTAALAVRRLPGHDGDPARTAWCEGTAAACAAGQPMWVAVCAAAAALGEGDPRGAVRAVAIGYGVAARVAAALGPRHALSGWCQETTAGAIGAVAAAGCAAGLTAAPLRHAVGICATQAAGLSAAAETPLGPLQVGKAAGNAVEAVLLSRNGFTSAEQPLEGRRGLYALLSEGD is encoded by the coding sequence ATGATGACCACCGAAGACCTCGTCACCGCCGTTCTCACGCCGCCGTCCGGCGTCGCGCTGGACCACGCCGCCGGCGAGCTCGCCCGCTTCCACCGCGCCGTCGCACTGGGCCGGGCCAGCACGGCCGCGCTCGCCGTGCGGCGGCTGCCCGGTCACGACGGCGACCCGGCGCGAACCGCCTGGTGCGAAGGCACTGCCGCGGCGTGCGCGGCTGGCCAGCCGATGTGGGTGGCCGTCTGCGCGGCCGCCGCCGCACTGGGCGAAGGGGACCCGCGCGGCGCAGTCCGGGCCGTCGCGATCGGCTACGGAGTGGCCGCCCGCGTGGCGGCCGCCCTCGGGCCCCGGCACGCGCTGTCGGGCTGGTGCCAGGAGACGACGGCGGGCGCGATCGGCGCCGTCGCGGCGGCCGGGTGTGCCGCCGGGCTGACCGCCGCCCCGCTGCGCCACGCCGTCGGCATCTGCGCCACTCAGGCCGCCGGGTTGTCCGCCGCGGCCGAAACCCCGCTGGGCCCGCTGCAGGTCGGCAAGGCGGCGGGCAACGCCGTGGAAGCCGTGCTGCTGAGCCGCAACGGGTTCACCTCGGCCGAGCAGCCGCTCGAAGGAAGGCGCGGGCTCTACGCCCTGCTGTCCGAAGGGGACTGA
- a CDS encoding MFS transporter — protein sequence MTLQARLDRLPWSRYQWQVAGTLAFCFAFELADINSFAYAAPAVHHALRVGFRAVSVVTAAGFLGMFTGAALGGRLAERFGRRRGLRASVVWFSVCSLANAAAFDATTLTAARFLTGCGLGAMTVVAVTYLAELVPANQRGRLQASTLAAGLPGIPAMAFSARAVIGLGPQGWRLIFVFGALGLVPLVITRWLPESPAWLLAHGRAAEAADAVAAIEGRVGRPLPPVVVAAPVPVPPRLRARLLFFGPLGRRTVLLMTVWVLLTISYYGFASFAPALLHDHGFTLTHSVGYTALTTLGAVPGALLAWPVADRFGMRGPITVLSLLFAGSGVAYGLTFAPTAIVVFGFLVAALNQALVALMYSYTPRLFPVEIRATATGICYGAGRLLNAFGPLVVGQIYLTLGYTPVFVFVGACGALIAVSVLALAPRRAALAPVAEPAPSPA from the coding sequence GTGACGCTGCAGGCCAGGCTGGACCGCCTCCCGTGGTCGCGCTACCAGTGGCAGGTGGCGGGGACGCTCGCGTTCTGCTTCGCGTTCGAGCTGGCCGACATCAATTCCTTCGCCTACGCCGCCCCCGCCGTGCACCATGCGCTGCGCGTCGGCTTCCGCGCCGTCTCGGTCGTCACCGCCGCCGGGTTCCTCGGCATGTTCACCGGGGCCGCGCTCGGCGGACGGCTCGCCGAACGGTTCGGGCGCCGCCGGGGCCTGCGCGCTTCGGTGGTGTGGTTTTCGGTGTGCTCCCTGGCCAACGCGGCCGCGTTCGACGCGACCACACTCACCGCGGCGCGGTTCCTGACCGGGTGCGGCCTCGGCGCGATGACCGTCGTCGCCGTCACCTACCTCGCGGAGCTGGTACCCGCGAACCAGCGCGGCCGGCTGCAGGCGAGCACGCTCGCGGCCGGGCTGCCGGGCATCCCGGCCATGGCGTTCTCCGCGCGCGCGGTGATCGGCCTCGGTCCGCAGGGCTGGCGGCTGATCTTCGTGTTCGGCGCACTGGGCCTGGTGCCGCTGGTGATCACGAGGTGGCTGCCGGAATCACCGGCGTGGCTGCTGGCGCACGGGCGCGCGGCCGAAGCCGCCGACGCCGTCGCCGCGATCGAGGGCCGGGTCGGGCGTCCGCTGCCGCCCGTGGTCGTCGCGGCGCCGGTGCCGGTGCCGCCGCGGCTTCGCGCCCGGCTGCTGTTCTTCGGGCCGCTCGGACGGCGCACGGTGCTGCTGATGACCGTGTGGGTCCTGCTCACGATCAGCTACTACGGCTTCGCGTCGTTCGCGCCGGCCCTGTTGCACGACCACGGGTTCACCCTCACCCACAGCGTCGGCTACACGGCGCTGACGACGCTGGGCGCGGTGCCCGGTGCGCTGCTCGCGTGGCCCGTCGCGGACCGCTTCGGCATGCGCGGCCCGATCACGGTGCTCAGCCTGCTGTTCGCCGGCTCGGGTGTCGCGTATGGACTGACGTTCGCGCCCACCGCCATCGTCGTGTTCGGTTTTCTCGTGGCCGCGCTGAACCAGGCGCTCGTGGCACTCATGTACTCCTATACGCCCCGGCTGTTCCCCGTGGAGATCCGCGCGACCGCCACCGGGATCTGCTACGGCGCGGGGCGGCTGCTCAACGCGTTCGGCCCGCTCGTGGTCGGGCAGATCTACCTGACGCTCGGCTACACGCCCGTGTTCGTGTTCGTCGGCGCCTGCGGCGCGCTGATCGCGGTTTCGGTGCTCGCGCTCGCCCCGCGGCGCGCGGCGCTGGCCCCGGTGGCCGAACCCGCGCCGAGCCCGGCCTGA
- a CDS encoding CaiB/BaiF CoA-transferase family protein produces MAGPLSGLKVVELAGIGPGPHACMVLADLGADVVRVERPSGSLDLSGGKPDPLLRGRRSVAADLKSPEGRDLVLRLAGKADVLVEGLRPGVTERLGVGPADCHARNPRLVYGRMTGWGQDGPLAQRAGHDINYIGLVGVLNAIGRTRERPVPPLNLVGDFGGGSMFLLTGILSALWERERTGQGQVVDAAMVDGTSVLAQMLWSLRGLGQWSDDRGVNLLDGGAPCYDTYVCADGKFVAVGALEPQFYAALLAGLGLDPADLPPQMDKAGWPTLRTVFTKEFLTRTRDEWAAVFADVDACVTPVLEPDEVAAHPHIAARAGLVELDGVVQPAPAPRFSRTVPDLPSPPPKPGADTAAVIADWGV; encoded by the coding sequence GTGGCGGGACCGCTGAGCGGGCTGAAGGTCGTGGAGCTGGCTGGGATCGGTCCCGGGCCCCACGCGTGCATGGTGCTCGCCGACCTGGGTGCGGACGTCGTGCGCGTCGAGCGGCCGTCGGGGTCGCTGGACCTGTCCGGTGGCAAGCCGGACCCGCTGCTGCGCGGCCGCCGGTCCGTCGCGGCCGACCTGAAATCGCCCGAGGGGCGCGACCTCGTGCTGCGGCTGGCCGGGAAGGCCGACGTGCTGGTGGAGGGTCTTCGACCGGGCGTCACCGAACGGCTCGGCGTCGGCCCGGCCGACTGCCACGCGCGCAACCCGCGGCTGGTCTACGGCCGCATGACCGGCTGGGGCCAGGACGGTCCGCTGGCGCAGCGGGCCGGGCACGACATCAACTACATCGGCCTCGTCGGTGTGCTGAACGCGATCGGGCGCACGCGCGAGCGGCCGGTGCCGCCGCTCAACCTCGTCGGCGACTTCGGCGGCGGCTCGATGTTCCTGCTCACCGGCATCCTTTCGGCGCTGTGGGAACGGGAACGCACCGGCCAGGGCCAGGTCGTCGACGCCGCGATGGTCGACGGCACGAGTGTGCTCGCGCAGATGCTGTGGTCGCTGCGTGGACTCGGCCAGTGGTCCGACGACCGCGGCGTGAACCTGCTCGACGGCGGCGCGCCGTGTTACGACACCTACGTGTGCGCGGACGGCAAGTTCGTCGCCGTCGGCGCACTGGAACCGCAGTTCTACGCGGCGCTGCTCGCCGGGCTGGGCCTCGATCCAGCGGATTTGCCGCCGCAGATGGACAAAGCGGGGTGGCCGACGCTTCGGACGGTGTTCACCAAGGAGTTCCTCACGCGCACCCGCGACGAGTGGGCCGCGGTGTTCGCCGACGTCGACGCCTGCGTCACGCCCGTGCTCGAACCGGACGAAGTCGCCGCGCACCCGCACATCGCGGCGCGGGCCGGCCTGGTCGAGCTCGACGGCGTGGTGCAGCCCGCGCCGGCCCCGCGGTTCTCGCGCACCGTGCCGGATCTGCCGTCGCCGCCGCCGAAACCGGGCGCGGACACCGCCGCGGTCATCGCGGACTGGGGCGTCTGA
- a CDS encoding MarR family winged helix-turn-helix transcriptional regulator, producing MTSRMDQSVFHAMRRAMQEHGARWQAKLPGLTKPQYAVLIAISETPGLDQASAGQRAATDKATLANLLLRLEERGLIERTVGTDRRRRELRLTPAGEELLAAAVPVVEGVNESMLAPLDAREREQLVALLTKLAV from the coding sequence ATGACGAGCCGGATGGACCAGTCCGTGTTCCACGCCATGCGGCGGGCGATGCAGGAGCACGGTGCCCGCTGGCAGGCGAAGCTGCCCGGGCTCACGAAGCCGCAGTACGCCGTGCTGATCGCGATCTCGGAGACGCCCGGGCTGGACCAGGCGTCGGCGGGGCAGCGAGCCGCGACCGACAAGGCCACTCTCGCGAACTTGTTGCTGCGCTTGGAAGAGCGCGGCCTGATCGAGCGGACCGTGGGCACCGACCGGCGGCGCCGCGAGCTGCGGCTCACCCCGGCCGGGGAAGAGCTGCTGGCGGCGGCGGTCCCCGTGGTCGAGGGCGTGAACGAATCGATGCTGGCGCCGCTCGACGCCCGCGAACGCGAGCAGCTCGTGGCGCTGCTCACCAAACTGGCCGTCTGA
- a CDS encoding non-oxidative hydroxyarylic acid decarboxylases subunit B, whose amino-acid sequence MRLIVGMTGATGAPFGVRLLEVLRAMPDVETHLVLSRWARTTIRLETSLSAHEVGKLADVVYSPDDQAAAISSGSCRTDGMVVIPCSMKTLAGIRTGYSEGLLGRAADVVLKERRKLVLVPRETPLSEIHLENMLALTRMGAVLVPPMPAFYNHPETLDDVLDHVVARVLDQFGLSAPAARRWTGLTGPNTPEDPCPTTTSGRS is encoded by the coding sequence GTGCGGCTGATCGTCGGCATGACGGGTGCGACCGGGGCGCCGTTCGGCGTCCGGCTGCTCGAGGTGCTGCGCGCGATGCCGGACGTGGAGACGCACCTGGTGCTGAGCCGCTGGGCCCGCACCACGATCCGGCTGGAGACCTCGCTGTCCGCGCACGAGGTCGGCAAGCTCGCCGACGTCGTGTACTCCCCCGACGACCAGGCTGCCGCGATCTCGTCCGGCTCGTGCCGGACCGACGGGATGGTGGTGATCCCCTGCAGCATGAAAACGCTCGCCGGGATCCGCACCGGCTACTCCGAAGGCCTGCTGGGCCGCGCCGCCGACGTGGTGCTCAAGGAGCGCCGCAAGCTGGTGCTGGTGCCGCGCGAGACGCCGCTTTCGGAGATCCACCTGGAGAACATGCTCGCGCTCACCCGCATGGGCGCGGTTCTCGTGCCGCCGATGCCCGCCTTCTACAACCACCCGGAAACGCTCGACGACGTGCTCGACCACGTCGTCGCCCGCGTGCTCGACCAGTTCGGCCTGTCCGCGCCCGCGGCCCGCCGCTGGACCGGGCTGACCGGGCCGAACACCCCGGAGGACCCATGCCCCACGACGACCTCAGGTCGTTCCTGA
- a CDS encoding non-oxidative hydroxyarylic acid decarboxylases subunit C yields the protein MPHDDLRSFLTTLEEQGQLLRVTEQVAPEPDLAAAANAVTKLGGAAPALYFDDVAGFTDARIALNVHGSWANHALALGLPADTGVKDQVAEFIRRWESFPVPVERRADPPWAENVIEGADVDLFSVLPLFRLNDGDGGFYLDKAAVVSRDPEDPENSGKQNVGIYRLQVKGRAELGIQPVPVHDIALQLAKAERVGEDLPVAIALGNDPVIPIVAATPLAYDQNEYELAGALRGAPCPVTAAPLTGLDVPWGAEAVLEGVIVGRRRELEGPFGEFTGHYSGGRSMPVIRIDRISYRTRPVFESLYLGMPWTEIDYLMAANTCVPIHQQLKADFPEVQAVNAMYTHGLLAIISTERRYGGFAKAVGMRAMTTPHGLGYVKTVILVDEDVDPFDLPQVMWAMSTKVNAAGDVLILPNLPVVALDPSAQPAGITHKMIIDATTPVAPDDRGHFSQPVRDLPETAAWVDKLRALAAR from the coding sequence ATGCCCCACGACGACCTCAGGTCGTTCCTGACCACGCTCGAGGAACAGGGCCAGCTGCTGCGGGTGACCGAGCAGGTCGCGCCCGAGCCCGACCTCGCCGCGGCCGCCAACGCCGTGACGAAGCTCGGCGGCGCCGCGCCCGCGCTGTACTTCGACGACGTGGCCGGGTTCACCGACGCCCGCATCGCGCTCAACGTGCACGGTTCGTGGGCCAACCACGCGCTCGCGCTGGGACTGCCCGCCGACACGGGCGTGAAGGACCAGGTCGCGGAGTTCATCCGGCGCTGGGAGTCGTTCCCGGTCCCGGTCGAGCGGCGCGCCGATCCGCCCTGGGCGGAAAACGTGATCGAGGGCGCGGACGTCGACCTGTTCTCCGTGCTGCCCCTGTTCCGCCTCAACGACGGCGACGGCGGCTTCTACCTGGACAAAGCCGCCGTCGTCTCGCGCGATCCGGAGGACCCGGAGAACTCGGGCAAGCAGAACGTCGGCATCTACCGCTTGCAGGTGAAGGGCCGGGCCGAGTTGGGCATCCAGCCCGTGCCGGTGCACGACATCGCGCTGCAGCTGGCGAAGGCCGAGCGCGTCGGCGAGGACCTGCCCGTGGCCATCGCGCTGGGCAACGACCCGGTGATCCCGATCGTGGCCGCCACACCGCTGGCCTACGACCAGAATGAGTACGAGCTGGCGGGCGCCCTGCGCGGCGCCCCGTGTCCCGTCACCGCCGCGCCCCTGACCGGCCTCGACGTGCCGTGGGGCGCGGAAGCGGTGCTGGAAGGCGTGATCGTCGGCCGGCGGCGCGAGCTGGAGGGCCCCTTCGGCGAGTTCACCGGGCACTACTCCGGCGGCCGCAGCATGCCTGTCATCCGCATCGATCGGATTTCCTACCGCACGCGTCCGGTGTTCGAATCGCTCTACCTCGGCATGCCGTGGACCGAAATCGACTACCTCATGGCCGCGAACACGTGCGTGCCGATCCACCAGCAGCTCAAGGCCGACTTCCCCGAGGTGCAGGCCGTCAACGCCATGTACACCCACGGCTTGCTCGCCATCATCTCGACCGAACGCCGCTACGGCGGGTTCGCCAAGGCCGTCGGCATGCGCGCGATGACCACACCCCACGGCCTCGGGTACGTGAAGACAGTGATCCTCGTCGACGAGGACGTCGACCCGTTCGACCTGCCGCAGGTCATGTGGGCGATGTCCACGAAGGTCAACGCCGCAGGCGACGTGCTGATCCTGCCGAACCTGCCCGTGGTCGCCCTCGACCCGTCGGCCCAGCCCGCCGGCATCACGCACAAGATGATCATCGACGCCACCACACCCGTCGCACCCGACGACCGGGGCCACTTCAGCCAGCCGGTGCGCGACTTGCCGGAGACCGCGGCGTGGGTGGACAAACTGCGCGCACTGGCCGCCCGATGA
- a CDS encoding non-oxidative hydroxyarylic acid decarboxylases subunit D has protein sequence MSCPRCDHPEVATLADSPVPGVWQVLQCARCRYTWRTTEPKRRTDRAAYPDAFRLTPADITSADEVPAVPPLESRA, from the coding sequence GTGTCCTGCCCCCGCTGCGACCACCCCGAAGTCGCGACACTCGCCGACTCGCCCGTGCCCGGCGTGTGGCAGGTGCTGCAGTGCGCGCGCTGCCGTTACACCTGGCGCACCACGGAACCGAAGCGCCGCACCGACCGCGCCGCCTATCCCGACGCGTTCCGGCTCACCCCCGCGGACATCACCTCGGCCGACGAGGTTCCCGCCGTGCCCCCGCTAGAGTCGCGCGCATGA
- a CDS encoding putative quinol monooxygenase, whose protein sequence is MTVAQIAYIRPKAGKEAEVERVLRGLVDAARQEEGTLLYLLNRREDEFVFYEMFADADALKVHSGNDALRGLVARADQLLDGGIKVEKVTYLDGAGRFS, encoded by the coding sequence ATGACAGTGGCGCAGATCGCCTACATCCGTCCGAAAGCGGGCAAAGAGGCGGAGGTGGAGCGGGTGCTGCGCGGGCTCGTCGATGCGGCGCGGCAGGAAGAGGGCACGTTGCTCTACCTGCTCAACCGCCGCGAGGACGAGTTCGTGTTCTACGAGATGTTCGCGGACGCGGACGCGCTGAAGGTCCACAGTGGCAACGACGCGCTGCGCGGATTGGTCGCGCGGGCCGACCAGCTGCTCGACGGCGGGATCAAGGTCGAGAAGGTGACGTACCTCGACGGAGCGGGCCGCTTCAGCTGA
- a CDS encoding antitoxin has product MSMFDKAKEKLQEFAGQHPDQVGQGIDKAADVADEKTGGKYGDQIDKGADKVKDHFSGGDEQQPPQ; this is encoded by the coding sequence ATGAGCATGTTCGACAAGGCCAAGGAAAAGCTGCAGGAGTTCGCGGGCCAGCACCCGGACCAGGTCGGCCAGGGCATCGACAAGGCCGCCGACGTCGCCGATGAAAAGACCGGCGGCAAGTACGGCGACCAGATCGACAAGGGCGCGGACAAGGTGAAGGACCACTTCAGCGGCGGCGACGAGCAGCAACCGCCGCAGTAG
- a CDS encoding isochorismatase family protein: MSGPHGSAFSGRLGWGARPALLVIDLVRAYTEPGGPFELPSPQPAIEATRRLLEAARTHGHPVVWTSVAFTRGLADGGLFVRKVPALAAFEEGAEGGWGEIGPLKPEPGEVVVAKQYASAFFGTSLASTLVTSGVDTLVVTGVSTSGCVRASAMDALNHGIRPKVVRQACADRTEAVHENNLVDLDAKYADVVDLEEALAHLAS, encoded by the coding sequence GTGAGCGGGCCGCACGGGTCCGCGTTCTCCGGCCGGCTCGGCTGGGGCGCGCGGCCCGCGCTGCTCGTGATCGACCTCGTGCGCGCCTACACTGAACCGGGCGGGCCGTTCGAGCTGCCTTCGCCGCAGCCGGCGATCGAGGCCACGCGCCGGTTGCTCGAAGCCGCCCGCACGCACGGCCACCCGGTCGTCTGGACGTCGGTCGCCTTCACACGCGGGCTCGCCGACGGCGGCCTGTTTGTGCGCAAGGTGCCGGCGCTGGCGGCGTTCGAGGAAGGTGCCGAGGGCGGCTGGGGCGAGATCGGGCCGCTCAAGCCCGAACCCGGTGAGGTCGTGGTGGCGAAGCAGTACGCGTCGGCATTCTTCGGCACCTCGCTGGCGTCCACTTTGGTCACGTCCGGAGTGGACACGCTCGTGGTGACGGGAGTGTCGACCTCCGGCTGCGTGCGGGCGTCGGCGATGGACGCGCTCAACCACGGGATCCGGCCGAAGGTCGTCCGCCAGGCCTGCGCCGACCGCACGGAAGCCGTGCACGAGAACAACCTGGTCGACCTCGACGCGAAGTACGCCGACGTGGTCGACCTCGAGGAAGCGCTGGCGCACTTGGCTTCCTGA